A single genomic interval of Streptomyces sp. BA2 harbors:
- a CDS encoding ABC transporter ATP-binding protein: MTASTPASRTTGPDEEDRPGLPDREATGGSLDLAESPAAEAEGAGPTQLPSNAEDFDKDVLPTAPGATSALLRSLLSSLRGRVVLVTVLLLLQQAAVQGGPLLVAYAIDRGVPAVRADDYGPLIAIGVGYLLCAAASGAFQYAFIVASARVNQDVLLDLRGRIFRHAQALSVDFHERYTSGRLISRSTTDVESLRELLSEGLQELITVILSFVYISAMLLWLDLGIGAAAVASFVPLYLLVRRYQRRAGPLFGKRSTAIASVIVKFAETMNGIRPVRAFRRERANEAEFGVLNRHHERANGDAMLEMAQYVVGSRLVANTAVAGIVLWGAYRVTDGTLALGVLAAAVLYLRRLYDPIDRLGMFLNSYQSAAASLEKVAGLLAQTPSVPEPHPDRALPLPALASEHPGREVEFDGVRFAYRTGGEVLPRFDLTLPAGQTVAVVGSTGAGKSTLAKLLARFYDPTEGRVLLDGVDLRDLANSELRRGVVMVTQEAFLFSGTVAENIAIGRPDATREDIERAARAIGAHDFITSLPDGYDTDVRKRGGRISAGQRQLVAFARALLADPAVLILDEATSSLDIPGERAVQRAMHTVLRGRTAVVIAHRLSTVEIADRVLVMEHGRVVEDGTPAELIVGSGSFADLHRAWRDSVVG, from the coding sequence ATGACCGCGTCGACACCCGCCTCACGGACCACGGGGCCCGACGAGGAGGACCGGCCCGGCCTTCCCGACCGGGAGGCCACCGGCGGCTCTCTGGACCTCGCCGAGTCGCCGGCGGCAGAGGCGGAGGGGGCAGGTCCGACCCAACTCCCCTCGAATGCGGAGGACTTCGACAAGGACGTCCTCCCCACGGCCCCTGGCGCCACCTCCGCCCTGCTTCGTTCGCTGCTGTCTTCCCTTCGGGGGCGCGTCGTTCTCGTGACCGTGCTGCTTCTGTTGCAGCAGGCCGCCGTGCAGGGCGGGCCGTTGCTCGTGGCGTACGCCATCGACCGGGGCGTGCCTGCGGTCCGGGCCGACGACTACGGGCCCCTCATCGCCATCGGCGTCGGCTATCTGCTCTGCGCGGCCGCGTCCGGCGCGTTCCAGTACGCGTTCATCGTCGCCTCCGCCCGCGTCAACCAGGACGTCCTGCTCGATCTGCGCGGGCGGATCTTCCGGCACGCGCAGGCACTCAGCGTGGATTTCCACGAGCGGTACACCTCGGGGCGGCTCATCTCCCGGTCCACCACCGACGTGGAATCCCTGCGAGAGCTCCTCAGCGAGGGGCTGCAGGAGCTGATCACCGTCATCCTGTCCTTCGTCTACATCTCGGCGATGCTGCTCTGGCTCGACCTGGGCATCGGCGCCGCGGCCGTAGCGTCGTTCGTGCCGCTCTATCTCCTCGTACGCCGCTATCAGCGCCGCGCGGGCCCCCTCTTCGGGAAGCGGTCGACGGCGATCGCCTCCGTCATCGTGAAGTTCGCCGAGACGATGAACGGCATCCGCCCCGTCCGTGCCTTCCGGCGCGAGCGCGCCAACGAGGCCGAGTTCGGCGTGCTCAACCGTCACCATGAGCGGGCCAACGGCGACGCCATGCTGGAGATGGCCCAGTACGTCGTCGGCTCCCGGCTCGTCGCCAACACCGCCGTCGCGGGCATCGTCCTGTGGGGCGCCTACCGCGTCACCGACGGCACCCTCGCACTCGGCGTCCTCGCCGCGGCCGTGCTGTATCTGCGGCGCCTGTACGACCCGATCGACCGGCTCGGAATGTTCCTGAACTCCTACCAGTCGGCCGCCGCGTCCCTGGAGAAGGTCGCCGGGCTGCTCGCCCAGACCCCCTCCGTGCCCGAGCCCCACCCGGACCGCGCCCTTCCGCTGCCCGCCCTCGCCTCCGAACACCCGGGCCGCGAGGTCGAGTTCGACGGCGTCCGGTTCGCCTACCGGACCGGCGGCGAGGTCCTGCCCCGCTTCGACCTGACGCTGCCCGCCGGGCAGACCGTCGCCGTCGTCGGCTCCACCGGCGCGGGCAAGTCGACGCTCGCCAAGCTGCTCGCCCGCTTCTACGACCCGACGGAGGGCCGGGTCCTGCTCGACGGGGTCGACCTGCGCGACCTCGCCAACTCCGAGCTGCGGCGCGGCGTGGTCATGGTGACCCAGGAGGCCTTCCTCTTCTCCGGGACCGTCGCCGAGAACATCGCCATCGGCCGCCCTGACGCCACCCGCGAGGACATCGAACGGGCGGCGCGGGCGATCGGCGCGCATGACTTCATCACGTCGCTGCCCGACGGCTACGACACCGACGTACGCAAGAGGGGTGGCCGTATCTCCGCCGGTCAGCGGCAGCTTGTCGCCTTCGCGCGGGCGCTGCTCGCCGACCCGGCGGTGCTGATCCTCGACGAGGCGACCAGCTCGCTCGACATCCCGGGCGAGCGTGCCGTGCAGCGCGCCATGCACACGGTGCTGCGCGGGCGGACCGCCGTGGTGATCGCCCACCGGCTCTCCACGGTGGAGATCGCCGACCGGGTGCTCGTGATGGAGCACGGGCGCGTCGTGGAGGACGGGACCCCGGCCGAACTCATCGTGGGGAGCGGGTCGTTCGCGGACCTGCACCGGGCGTGGCGGGACAGCGTGGTGGGGTAG